The Oncorhynchus tshawytscha isolate Ot180627B linkage group LG32, Otsh_v2.0, whole genome shotgun sequence genome includes a region encoding these proteins:
- the LOC112230067 gene encoding gastrula zinc finger protein XlCGF17.1-like translates to MTLTLEEEEDVGDLLNTRERRDYYGSSGEPQQPHDADKAEKSLSTLEHLKKHQQRSKGKRTHCCSDCGKSFTSSGITIHQRIHTGEKPFSCTQCGKSFTQSTILISHQRTHTGVKPYSCAHCGKRFTSSKVVNVHQKIHTGEKPFSCSDCGKSFLLSGQLKSHQRTHTGERTCSCDECGKSYTTFNNLMVHQRTHTGEKSYCCGQCGKSFTQPHTLISHQRTHTGEKPHSCAQCGKHFTQSSHLIAHQRTHIGEKPHSCAQCGKSFTTSCQLTTHQRTHTGNNPYSCTQCGKSFTQSSHLISHQRTHTGEKPYGCDKCDKRYSDKRYLIKHQKIHA, encoded by the exons atgactcTCAcattggaggaagaagaggatgttGGAGATCTGTTAAACACCA gagagagacgtgactattatggatcctctggggagcctcaacaacctcatgatgctgacaaggcagagaagagtctctccacattagaacacctcaagaaacaccagcagagatCCAAAGGGAAGAGAActcactgctgctctgattgtgggaagagtttcacctCCTCAGGCATTACAATTCATCAGagaatccacacaggagagaaaccttttagctgtactcaatgtgggaagagttttactcagtcaaccatcctgatatcacaccagagaacacacacaggtgtaAAACCCTATAGCTGTGCTCAttgtgggaagagattcacctcCTCAAAAGTCGTTAATGTACATCAGAAAATccatacaggagagaaaccttttagctgctctgactgtggaaagagttttctACTCTCAGGACAATTaaaatcacaccagagaacacacacaggagagagaacctgtagctgtgatgaatgtgggaagagttacactacatttaacaatctgatggtacaccagagaacacacacaggagagaaatcttattgctgcggtcaatgtgggaagagttttactcagccaCATaccctgatatcacaccagagaacacacacaggagagaaacctcataGCTGTGCTCAATGTGGGAAGCATTTTACTCAGTCAAGCCACTTGATagcacaccagagaacacacataggagagaaacctcatagctgtgctcaatgtgggaagagttttactacatcttGCCAGCTAACTactcaccagagaacacacacaggaaataatccttatagctgtactcaatgtgggaagagttttactcagtcaagccacctgatatcacaccagagaacacatacaggagagaaaccttatggcTGTGATAAATGTGAcaagagatactctgataaaagatatctgattaaacatcagaaaatacatgcaTGA